A window of Candidatus Cloacimonadota bacterium genomic DNA:
GTCGATTTGCATCCTGCCTCCGGACGTTGTATAGCCAAAACACTCCATTACGATCTTGATCATATAGCCGATCATCTGTTTACGGGCTATGATCCCATCACTTTGGGGATACTTTTCCTCAAATATGGGGCCAAGTATCTCTGCCGCGGTTCTGTTTATCTCTGTAGCCGCTGTCATCCTGATGATGTTTTCCCTGGCGCTGATCAGTTCCCATGTTTCCCCGGCATCCGGATACTTGCTTACGCCCTCAAGTATCGCGGAAAGACGTGGGCTGAACAGGTTGAGGGGATAAGGATATTCAGCGCTGATGGCAAAGGGATAGCGCTTTCCAAGATACAAACGCTCCGCCCTTTGTTTTACCTCGGATAAATCCCCGGCAGCGTAGGCCTCCGCGGCCCTTCCGATCACGCTCAGCTTATCAAGTGTAAAATCATTCTTCATAATAAAAGCTCCTTATTGGTCGCAGAATATTGAGTGCTATATATCTGTCAAGTAGAATCTACTTCAAATCTTGGCAACAAGCCGCCTGGTGATTCCTATCTATATTGTATTACAGATTGTTATGAAATGCTATTGTTTATGCTTGAACCGACATCAGGATTTTCAAACCCTCATTTATATAATGTAATATCCTTATATATAATCCTCAGCTTAGGGTGAGGGATTGGGCTTGAGAATGCCGTCTGGCCGTTAAGGCCTTCTATCGCTTCCCTGACACGCCTCCCGCCTAATGCCCGCATTTGATGCGAGAATTGTGCGGGAGGCGCAGGAGGAAGAGAGACGCGGGCGCTAAGGACCTGGCTGGCATGACCCGGCAAAGGGTTGGCATATATGGCGCCAGGTTAGTTTGAAAGAGAGCTTTATTTAGTTTCGGACGCTCATCAGAAAGCAGCCTGAAAGGCCGTTTCCAATCTGAACAGGCATGAGCCGAAAATGAGGAAAAAGGGGCTGATAAACCCTACAAATAGGACAAAAGGATTTCGGGAGATGTGCCTTACCCCGGGACTGGCAGAATAGTTACTTGCCTAACTCAGCCGAGCTGCTCCAGCACAAAGGTGGGCAGGCTGAAAGAGGCGTAGTGCAAATCGCGGTTGTAGTAGCGGGTTGGAATGGCGGCGGCGCTGATTCTGGCCCCCACTTCCGGCGCGAGGGGGTCGGGGGATTTGGAGGCCATCTGGAAAAGCCAAAAGCCGGCCTGATAGGTCTGGATGGCGGCGCTGTAAGCCCGAACCAGCGGGAAAAGGGAGCGGAGGTCGCGGTGGACCTCGCCGATCAACTTGCCCAGTTCCGGGATCCAGGGGCTTTCCGACTGCAGGCAGAGGATCCCGCCAGGGTTGAGGGCACGCTCGCAATCGGTGAAAAAGGGTGCCCGGAAGAGACCTACCGCCGGTCCCACCGGGTCGGTGCTGTCGATGAGGATGACGTCAAACTTTTCTGTTGTGTCCCGCAGAAACTTGATCCCGTCAGTGAAGACAAGTTCCGCGCGGGGATCGTCCACGGCTGTGGCCAGTTCCGGGAAAAACCGGTTGGCAACACAGGTTACGCGCTCGTCCAGCTCCACCATTTTCACGCGGCGGACTGAGCCGTGCCGCAAAACCCGGGTCAAGGTCCCGCAGTCTCCGCCGCCGATGATCAGAACGCTTTGGGGCTGGGGATGGGTGAAAAGGGTCGGATGGACCATCATTTCGTGGTAGGTGAATTCGTCCCTTTCCGTAAGCATCAGCGCGCCGTCCAGCAGCAGAACTATCCCGAAAGAGGGGGTTTGCACAACCTCGATTTTCTGGAAGGGGCTCTGCTCGGAATACAGCAGCTTTTCCACCTCGAAAGCGAGCCCGTGATGGGGACTGTGAAAGTCGGTGTGCCAGTAATTCATGTGTGTCAATCCGGTTTGTGCTTGAGGGGTTCGCCGCCGGTGTCGAAGAGGCCTCTTCGGAGCTCTATCTTGCTGCTGTTTTTGCTCTTAAGGCACTTCTCCAGGTGGTTGAAGAGGTCCCAGGGTTCGATGGTTTCGCCGCAGGTGAAGATATCCACCGCCGCGTAGCTGTATTCCGGCCAGGTGTGGATAGCCACGTGCGATTCGGCGATCACCACCACGCCGCTGACGCCGTGGGGGCTGAAAGAGTGGAAAGTATCGGTGACGACGGTGGCTTTGCCGATCACGCAGGCGTCGATCAGAGCCGTGCGGATGGCCTGTTCGTCCTTAAGAATGTCTTTATCGCAGTCGTAAAATTCGACCAGTATCTGTCTGCCAAGTGCTTGCATTTTTTCTCCTCTGTGGTTTTATTGGAATGGTGAAGGCAAAGGAAAACCCGGGGTGGCCGGATATTGGGAAAACCTTCAATGAAAGCGTCCCGCTTTCGAGGCGGGTGCGGGTCCATCACCGCAGAGGCTTCAATGTTGCGCTAAAAACGGAAAGCTGTAGCAATACCTCCTCATCGTCCTGCCAGAGGGGGCGTAACATCCTGGCGTAGAGAGCTTCCCGATTGCTGTGGACACGGAAGAAACGGTCTCTAATCATGACGACTCCTTTTTTTAGCGAAATTTGGATGTCAATCAAAGCAGATGGCTGTTTCCTGTCAATAGAAATTGCGCCAGATAAATTCGGACCGGGCCAGATATCGGCTGGAACGTGATTTGGCCGATTCTCTCATTCCCATTCCGGAAATGCTTTTCCGGGGCAATGAGTTCATAGCGGTTAATTTCACAGGATTTTACTTGCCGGGGAACATATCTTGCGTATCTTTATTATTGGGGACCAGTATTCCGCCTGACCGCCCTGGTTGGCGGAAAAGTTCGCCAATTATCTTTTCCTGAAGGAGATACCATGGCCAGATACCTCATCGTGGGAGGTGTGGCTGGCGGCGCCACCACAGCTGCCCGACTGCGCCGGATGGATGAACACGCCGAAATCATCATGTTCGAGCGCGGCAATTACATAT
This region includes:
- the speE gene encoding polyamine aminopropyltransferase, with product MNYWHTDFHSPHHGLAFEVEKLLYSEQSPFQKIEVVQTPSFGIVLLLDGALMLTERDEFTYHEMMVHPTLFTHPQPQSVLIIGGGDCGTLTRVLRHGSVRRVKMVELDERVTCVANRFFPELATAVDDPRAELVFTDGIKFLRDTTEKFDVILIDSTDPVGPAVGLFRAPFFTDCERALNPGGILCLQSESPWIPELGKLIGEVHRDLRSLFPLVRAYSAAIQTYQAGFWLFQMASKSPDPLAPEVGARISAAAIPTRYYNRDLHYASFSLPTFVLEQLG
- the speD gene encoding adenosylmethionine decarboxylase — protein: MQALGRQILVEFYDCDKDILKDEQAIRTALIDACVIGKATVVTDTFHSFSPHGVSGVVVIAESHVAIHTWPEYSYAAVDIFTCGETIEPWDLFNHLEKCLKSKNSSKIELRRGLFDTGGEPLKHKPD